The Sphingobacteriales bacterium nucleotide sequence TACAGTAGATTTTGGACTATTGACAACACCAATATTTACATTAATCAGTTGCAATTTGTCTAAAGTATCTTGTACTTCATCAGCAGAAAGTGCAATATAGCCCATTGCGCCTTTGCCACTTTGTTCTTTCATTAGTTTGCTTCTAGTACAAATAATATTAGCTGCATCATTCAATGAAATTTTATCAGCAATATATGCCGCAACTTCGCCCATGCTATGTCCAATTACTGCATAAGGTTGCACACCAAGATGCATCCACAATTTTGCTAAGGCAATTTCTATAGCAACTAAAGCTGGCTGTATAATATCTATTTCTGTGATATCATTTTCATCAAAGAGTTTTTCAGTTAAGTTCCAATCAACAAATTTTAGAAATTCAATCTCACAATCATCAATATATTTTTTGAATATTGGTTGATGTTGGTACAATTCTTTTCCCATTTTTTGCCATTGAGAACCTTGTCCTGGAAAAACAAAAGCAATTTTTCTTTGTTGAATTTCTGCATATCCATCAAGAACAGCAATATCTTCTTTTCGTTCAGCAATATTTTTTAAAGCATCAATTAATTCATTAAACTCAGAGAAAACAATTGCTTTTCTTTGTTTTAAATTTGACTTAAAAAAACATATATTTTTTAATATATTATCATAATTATAAGTATCTAATTTTTTTATATATTTTTTAGCATAGCTAATTAATGCTTCTTGATGATTGGCAGAAAATGGAAATATTTTTGTTTTAGGTTGTGTAATATCTACTTCTTGATTTTTATTACTATCAAAAGATTGTACTATAATATGTGCATTGGTGCCTGTGATTCCAAATGCATTGATGCCTGCGATTAGTGTATTATCTTCATTCGCATTCCAAGTTATTGCTTCCGTAGGAATTTTCACACCTATATTTTCCCAAGCAATATCAGTATTTGGCTCATAAAAATGTAAATTTGGTGGAATTGTTTTATGCTTCATTGCCATCAATGTTTTAAACAATCCAGCAAATCCAGCTACAGATTCTGTGTGTCCAATATTTGTTTTTATTGAGCCGACAAAAATATTATTATCTATTGTTCTATTGTTTTTAGATAACGCATTCCAAATCGCATTTATTTCTGATGGATCACCTGCTTTAGTTCCCGTTCCATGTGCTTCTATGTATTGTACCTTATTTGTATCTATATTGGCTTTTTTGTAAGCCTCTTCAATCATTATTTGTTGTGTAATACTACTTGGTGCCAACATATATTTATCAGATGCACCATCGTTGTTGCACACACTTGCTGGCAATACAGCATAGATTTGGTTATTGTCTTTTATTGCATCACTCAATCTTTTTAGAATAACCACAGCTGCACCTTCTGAACGTACGTAACCATCTGGATTGTTTGAACCGAAGTGGCATGCACCATACTCTGATAATAATCCAGAGCGAGAATAACCGACTGAAATGAAACTATCGATAATTGTATTTGCTGCACCAGCAAATGCCACATTACATTCTTTTGATTTTAAGCTTTGCATAGCCAAATGCATAGCTACTAATGATGATGAACATGCTGTATCAACAGTAATTGATGGTCCTTGTAAGTTATAGAAAAAAGATAATCTTCCAGACAATGGGTATCTTTTAGAACCAGTTGTGGAATATACATCAACATCATGTGGCGTTTGTGCTAGTTTATGTTCAAAATCATTGAGCCAACATCCTATAAATACGCCAGTTTTTGAACCATATAATTTCTCTAATGGTATTCCTGCATCTTCAACAGCATTGAACGAAGTTTCTAACAATAATCTTTGTTGTGGATCTAATTTTTCTGCCTCTTTGGCTGAAATTTGGAAGAAATTAGCATCAAAATATTCAATATCATTTAGGAATCCACCTTTCTTAGTTACAATTTTTCCTTTCGTTCTTTTATTGTTTACTAATGCATCGATATTATTAATTCTATTTTCTGGAAATGAGGTAAGTGCATCTTTTTTGTTGATTACGACATTCCATAAATCTTCTAAATTACTGATATCGCCTGGTAATTTGCATGCTACACCAATAATAGCAATAGGCTCATCGTATGTGTGCTGATTGACATTCATCAGAAATAAAATTAAGAAAAAAAATATGAATTAAGAAACAGTACTAGTATTTGCTTTAGCTTTTTCCTTTAGCTCATTTTCTAATTTACCATCTTTAATTGCTTTTCTAATTAATAATGGAATTACAACTAAAACAATTCCTATTGCAAATCCAATTAATCCAAAGAACAATGTACTTTTATATTTTGGATATGTAGCAAATCTTGGATTATCGACAACACGTACTGGACTGGCTTGCGGTTTAGAACTTGATTTTGCTGCCTCTTTGGTATTCAATGCTTCATTGTAAGCTATTTTTAATATTTGTAAATCAGACCTATATTCATCTTGGTCATATACTCCTTGACGTTTAATATTAAAAATATTTTGATCTTGCATTTGTGCCAGTTTTTTTTCTCTAAAATCTATCTCACCTTTTAGAGAATCTAATTTTTTGTCTATTGTTTTATATGAAATCTGAGCACTCTCAATCTGCTGTTCTTGATAATAATCAGTTACACCTTCTATAATATGAATTCCTAAATTTCTAGACAATTCATAGTTTGGTGTTGTAATTTCTGAAAAAATAAGACCTGATGTTACTTCGTATTCTGCCTCTAATAATTCTTCTGCAAATAATGTGTACATCGTTCTAGCGATACTATCTTCATCGTTTGAAAAGTCATCTATATTTTCAGCTGTAAATCCAAAGTTTTCTTTTCCTTTAATTTGTTTAAATCCAGCATCAAGATTATAGACTCTCATAAACTGATTTCCAAGTTTATCTACTTTTCCATCTACTTCTACATCTTTTAATAAAGCGTTGTAAAAAATTAATCTTGATTGGTATAAACCTGCTAATAAATCTACTTGAGTACCACTGGCACCCATACCTAATGACGATGCTAATGATATTAGACCTGACGCCGCAATTCCTTTTGGATCGACTGTATTAAATGAAGTAAATGCGACATACTCAGGTGGTGCTTTTTTAGCATACAAATATAATAAGTATGTCATTCCACCTACACCAATAATTACGATATAGAATTTTTTTAATAAATATTTTAGATATCCACCAATTGAATCTGCAATATCTACTAGCCTAACGTCTTCTTCTTCAAATAATTCTTTATTGGAAGTTGCCATATTTATATTATTTTAAAAATATAATTAATAATGCTGTAGATAATGCTGATGTAACACCTGCAATTAAACTTGGTAATAAGATATTGAGACTTACTGGCTCACGTGGAACTGATGGTGCTTTTGGTTTTTGCTTTTTCATTTCTACATTTACAATAGCACCTTCTACATCAATAGTTGGATAATTTTTAATACCCATAAAACTTTTAGTATACTCTACCTTTCCGTTTGGATAGAGCACCATTGTATTTTTCTTTTTTGCACTTTTTTCGAAACCACCTGCATAATTTTTCACATACCATCTCGCACTTTTCCCTGCAACAAACTTTCCGCTTATAGTTTGTGCACTATCTAAATGTGGATATCTAATTGCGCCATTTATTCTTATTAATTGATTTACAGTTGGAATCTCTATTAAATCGCCATCTTTTAAAATTAGATTTGACCTAGAATTTGGATCCTTGAAAGCATCTTTAAGTTCAAATACAGTTTTGTTCTGAGCAAAATCAGGTCGGATTAATTTTGCACTTTGTATGTGTGCATATGGTGTTAGTCCGCCAGCACGCTGAATGACATCTAATACTTTTTCAAATTTATCTAAGATTGTATAACTTCCCGGGAAAACAACTTCTCCGCTTAATGTTATTTTCATTTGTTCTGCAAAGCCAGGTGTTTTTCTTACATCTACTAAATCCATTGGCGATAACCTGAATGCTTTTGATACTTCATCTATTTCTAAATTAGATCCTATGGATATAGTTTTTACAACTATTCTTTTAGGTAAATACTTTTTCCCTAATGAGTCTTGATTTACATCAATTACTCTTGAAATTTCTATTTTGGAATTTGCTGCTTCTGTTTTTAAACCACCTGCATAAAACAATAAGTCATTTAATGTTAAGTTTTGAGAATATTCTAATACTGCAGGTTTTAGAACAGCACCTTGTATAGATACCATAAATTTTTCGGCAAAATTAGATTGTGAAAATATCTCAATTTTATCATCTTTCTGTAATAGGAAATTATCAGCAGAATTTGGATCTAATAAGATATTAGATAGTGAAAATTTAGTAATTACTTCTGATTGGTCTGGCATTTTTCTCTTTAGATATGCTCTATCAATATATGCATCTAATCTGATGCCACCAGCCATAATTATTACATCAGAAATTCTATAATTTTCTTTCAATTGATATCTACCAGGAAATCTTACTGAACCTGAGATATTTACGCCATTCTCTACTCCATTAGGAATAAATGATATATCAACAATATCGCCATCATTAAGTTTAAAATTTTCATTATTAAACATTAAC carries:
- a CDS encoding SLBB domain-containing protein, whose translation is MKLRVLFSIFLLNFSFLAYTQVGLGQLLNLGSTGYNSVMNAARTASTTKVGTSGASQAAALQQAKMLGVDPNIIKLLTGGKAEEQPSGSGLAGEIISSILDPDYAALMLEMRVKQDSMFLTLDSMRNERVKLKDIDISNEIFGHRFFSTDNLQLFLKSTDTKAPDSYVLGVGDELLISVWGYADYNNKFKIGDDGYIQEKEFGRLYLKGITFVAAKAVIGKRLNTFINPANTKYEISLNYSRSIDINLVGEVITPGTYKIPAINSVFNAVNAADGVTRIGTVRNIQVKREGKLVKTFDLHQFLFNPMPQDNFYLQSGDFVYVPVAEKLVKVQGAVRRPSIYELKSNEGLNELIVFAGGLKPDAFIRTIQITRYVKDKTEIINIDYEKLMFNNENFKLNDGDIVDISFIPNGVENGVNISGSVRFPGRYQLKENYRISDVIIMAGGIRLDAYIDRAYLKRKMPDQSEVITKFSLSNILLDPNSADNFLLQKDDKIEIFSQSNFAEKFMVSIQGAVLKPAVLEYSQNLTLNDLLFYAGGLKTEAANSKIEISRVIDVNQDSLGKKYLPKRIVVKTISIGSNLEIDEVSKAFRLSPMDLVDVRKTPGFAEQMKITLSGEVVFPGSYTILDKFEKVLDVIQRAGGLTPYAHIQSAKLIRPDFAQNKTVFELKDAFKDPNSRSNLILKDGDLIEIPTVNQLIRINGAIRYPHLDSAQTISGKFVAGKSARWYVKNYAGGFEKSAKKKNTMVLYPNGKVEYTKSFMGIKNYPTIDVEGAIVNVEMKKQKPKAPSVPREPVSLNILLPSLIAGVTSALSTALLIIFLK